From the Elgaria multicarinata webbii isolate HBS135686 ecotype San Diego chromosome 19, rElgMul1.1.pri, whole genome shotgun sequence genome, the window tcatccttcaccattgcagcccgacaacatctggagggtccagTCAGCTGACTTCCATCTCAGACGTTTAGTCCAAAACCTTTAATCGAAACGACGGTTGTACAAGGATCTCAAAAAGCCAACGGCTGGTCAAATGCGAACATTTTAGTACCGCCTCCCCGCCCAGAGAggcaggactacaactcccacaatcctcagccagtatggctggggattgtgggagttgtagtcctgccCCTCAAGGGCAGAGccctgggtgggggagaaggctgtTTTCGTAGAACAATCTTTATTAAAGCTTTCGATATAACACTTCAAGGCACAATGTTAACAGTTGGAACAGCGAGGCCCGTGCCCACGCCACAGGACCAACACCCCGAACTTCCGCCCCCGATAAGGCATGAAGACACGTGGCTTTTCAAGCCAGCATTTCGGCGGACGGTTGCTGGAGAATTCTCCCCGTGGAACAACGAGATCCTCCCTTCCGTTTTCTCTCCCAGAAGCTGTCCGCAAGCTGGAGAGCACCGAGGCCGCTAACCCGAGAGGCCGCTACCATCGACCGGCAACATTTCCAAGGGGGTCGCTCCGTAACGGGATCGTGGCCTCTTTGTACGAGGTCAGGCAACGAGCAGGGCCTTTGTGCAGGAGCTCCGCCTCCCGAGTCAGAAGCTCGTTGGCATTACAGGAAGCCACCGGCGGTCTGTTTGACCCTCGCTCGGGCTCGCTCAGCGCTCACACGGCGCTGCCGTCCTCCCGGGGATACAGCTTTTCCCACGCCACGAGGCGGCAGGCGCAGAAGAAGCCCCAGAGGTTGAGGAAGACACCCCGGTCGAAAGGGTTCTCCGCCTCGCAGCGTCTCAGGTAGGAGATGCGATGGCGGGACATGAACTCCCAGGTGGTGGTGTTGCAGGAGACCAGGTAGAGGTGCGAAGCCAGCAGGAGGACCGCCACCAGCGTGGAGACAGCCATCACCAGGAAggccaggagcaggaggaggttGTGCTGGAGCCACGCCCAGGACAGCTGCCCAAACTTAAGGCCGGACctttggagaggaggggaaggagaagccgTTGGACTCGTTCCTGGAATGCCACTGCTAACCCTCTACATTGCACTTTCAAACGTTTCACGTGCATTCGCCTTTTAATCCTTACAAAACTTTGTAATACGGGGTTGGGGAGCATCAGGACcgtgggccaaatgtggcccccTGAAGTTCTCAAGGGCCACGCCCGGTTctcttggctccaccccctttcccccatccaccaATCATTCCCCAGCTTTCGtgcagcatcccccccccccattatgaaTGGCTGACAAAAGCCTCTCTGGATAAAAACGTCTTTGAGGGAGGACAACAAAAATGGAGCTACTGTTGTCTCCCTTGGCGAGGAATTCCAGTGTCGGGGGGCTAACACCAAGAAGGCCGCCTTCTGCCATCATGTCACGCTAGCTATCTGAGCAGCGTTGTGAGCGGCTCAGGAGAGCCAAACATCATTGGTTATGGTTTAATTTACTTTTGCTCTTCGACTTGGTGGGAGTGTGCCCCACCATGTCTTTCTAGGGTCTCCAGCCGGGCACCAGTGAGGACCttcctgttttttttatttaattccttaagatttcttttttctctcaccactttgccttctgcgAGACCGGCGATGCCCAGCACGACAGCCATTTTGCAAAGggccgtggcagccattttgcgagaGCACCCACGGCACTCCCTCAAAATCCCAAATGCGCCCGCCGAAATggattgtgtgcgtgtgtgtgtgtgtgtgtgtgttggaaacgACACACCTGATTTCACATCACCTACCAAGCCGCCGGAAGAGCCCACAGCAGAACCGCGAGCTGAACAGCCAAGTAGACGAGGAAGAGGGCGTGATTCCTCTCCCCGACGCAGTTCTCGATCCAGGGGCAGTGGTGGTCGTAGCGGCGGACACAGTGCTGGCAGGCCTGGCAGTGTTTTGCCCGCATCGGCTGCTATAAGAAGCAAAGAGCAAAAAGCGTTGCTTCTTGCGGTTCCATTTTGCAGGCCCCTTTCACAGGTCACGGCAGAAGGAGGGCCCGCAAGTGGAACACCACCGGGGGTGTGTATCTACCCATCCCTAAGCTCTGGGGTCTCTTCTTCAAGGCGAACAGCATCCCCCACCCCGGAGCGGCGTACCTTAAGCATGCAGTAACCACAGCGTCGGAGACGAAGGGTTGAGTCTTGCTGAGATATCATCACTTGCTGTTCTTCGCTCAGCAATTCCTACcggcaacaacaataaaagctagTTGTAGAAAAAGGCAGTGAGAGGGGGAGATTTAATCagagaattgtagagttggaagggaccgcaAGGGTtgtctagtccaaccctctgcagtgtgcaggaaaaccaatcaaACTATCCGAGAagggtggctgtccagcctcttctgaaaaacctccagaaatggcgaacccacaacctccacagGTAGACTGTTCTTTTGTTGTGCAGgtcttaccgtcaggaagttcCTCCTTATATTTAATCTAGGTATCCGTAAGTTATACCCATTATTTGGGGTCCTactttctgtggccatggaaaataatcCTTGAGCATCTTCCTTGCGGCAGCCTTTTATGTCCCTGAACCTGCTCAcctgtctcccttcagtctccttttctccagactgaacaccccaagttccttcagcctgtcctcgtAGGGCCTGCAGCATCTCTGTCggcctcctctgaacctgttctaacctgtccatgtccttctggaaatgggtTGCCCAGAATCGTACAAAAGACTCCAGCTGTGGTCTCACCCGTGTCgagaagagaggggaaaggaCTTCACGCATCTTGGGTACAATGCTgcttctaatgcagcccaaaactgcATTAGCCCTTCTAGTGGTTATTTCACACGGCTGACTCCTGGGCAGCTTTGctgcttaaaagaagcattaactgtatcGCACTGCTAGCAATTAGACGGATTAGACAAACTGTTAATGAAGAGACGTTGAGGCATCCCATAGACGCGAAAGAAACGTTCTTTCCTGAAtgagatttcatttatttattgcatttctataccgcccaatagctgaaactctctgggcagctcacaaaaattaaaaccacgaagtacaaccctaaagtataaaacttaagccacaatataaaaaccacgATATAAAAGTCAAATGTAAAAATACAAccggaataaaaccaagcagaaatttaaaatgcaaatccaCCTATTTAAAAGACGTCTGCTGCCTAAGATCCACAGGTGCGGCAGGTATGGGCggcaaagcagccattttgtggcggcGCCCACAGcggtttctcaaatttccaaacgTGCGcacaggtccccccccccaaaacggTTGGAGGCCTCTGCCCTAGAGAGTTACAGGAGAAAACGTACCCCCTCATCCTCGTCCTGTTCCACATAGCCCGGATCCATGAAAGAGACCACAAAGTAGAGCGAGACGGAGCAGAGGACCAAGCAGCTGAACAGCAGCGGTGGAAGCAGTTCCCCCTGCAAGACCTGCTGGCGCAAATCTGAGGAGCGAGAAGGCAAACGCTATATCAGGAGAAATGTACCGATATACAGCTGTGGCACAGCCTCCGGCCCCCCAGGGCAACCGACCATGACACCACCAACACAGGCAGAGATGGGGCAGGAGGCGGAGGCTTCTCCGTGGTGGCTCCCTGTCTCGCCGGTGCCATCGCTGTTACCCTTTCGGTGCCGGTCCAGTAGTTTTTGTCTGTACTCCCTCAttttaccctcatgacaaccatGCGAGGGAGGcttggcagagaaagagagagagagagagagggagggaggggcaggcccAAGTATCCCTCTTTTTGCACAGTGTGTAAACGGCCACCCGAACGAAAGCAATTCACTCAAGACGGCGTAGTGAgtttcagggcagggtggggatttgaacccaggactctcTGGTCCTTGCCTGGGCCGCtgatttctctctgtctctgtctttctctttgaggcagccttccccaagctggtgatCCATCATCTCCTGGAGCATgccctcagaggagggcaaccacgatgatcaggggtctggaaacaaagccctatgaagagagactgaaagaactgggcaggtttagcctggagaagagaagatggaggggagacatgagagcactcttcaaatacttgaaaggttgtcacacagaggagggccaggatctcttctccatcctcccagagtgcaggacacggaataacgggctcaagttaaaggaagccagattccagctggacatcaggaaaaacttcctgactgatagagcagtccgacaatggaatcagttccctagggaggtggtgggctctcccaccctagaggccttcaagaggcagttggacaggcatctgtcagggatgctttagggtggattcctgcattgagcagggggttggactagatggccttgtaggccccttccaactctgctattctatgattctatgctggtaGGGAtgcatgggagttggagtccaaaacaagGGGAGGGCACACAGTTGAGGAAGGCAGAATTTTGGGGGTTGGAGGGGATGGCTCACCTGTAGGGTGCAGGAAAAGGCCCACGGTGATGCCCCCGCTGAGCCCCATCTGAGCTGCCCGTACCAGCCAGCCGCCGCTGCCTGCCTGTGCTCGCATCCTCCGCCCGGAGTAACAGAGACCACACACCCCGCACTGCTACTAAGTTGCCAAGTGCGGAAGTGCTGGAGCCCCGCCCACTCCTAGGAGGGAGAGAGGTGATTGGATCACCTAAGCGAGCCGAGGGCGTGCccagctgaggcatgctgggagttgtaggatttttctttctttcgctgtctaaacatgcataggatggcaggcttaggatgccatcctatgcatgttcaggcagaaaacAATGCATAGGAAATGTATTATCCTGGCAACGTAAATGACAGAAGATTAAATAAGAGAACAGACGAAGAGAGGatccctgctagatcagaccaaggactcATCTAGTtctgccttctgttcacacagtggccgaccagctgcctagggtgacccacaagcaggacatgagtgctacagcaccttcccacccatgttccccagcaagcggTGTACACAGGCAGActgctgcctctgctactggactcAAAACAGCCACACTGGTCTCTTTTCCAAGCTTTTGGTATGTTAAGAAGCATGGGAAATCCTgcacatgttcagacagaaaaaacaacacccagcaacttttttttctgtctaaatctctttctgctgggaattgtaggcctttttgtgtgtgtctatctgaacatgcacaggattgtgccgcAATTGACCAAATGCATCTTGTAATTGACTAAAATGCATCTCCTCAAATCAATGGCAATTTCTTCCCTTCGGTGACTGTGCTAAGTACGGTTAATGCTGTTCTCTTTCCCATGTCTTTGCTGTGTAAGGGTGCAATCTGGCACGCTTTTTatacagaagaaaagtcctacaattcccgtggtcctcgcctctccatttttactatcgcaacaaccctgcgaggtaggttagggttaggattcGTGCAtgtcgttaaaaaaaaaaaagtgagatcAGGTATAGAGAGATCAAACAGAGAATTGACCCGTCACAAGCTCACCAGGCGGGCTTAGACAAGtactggcctactttacagggttgttgtaactaTTATGAAGTTCTTTGCTCTAAATCCCTATATAAATGTGACATATTATGCTTGGAACTGTATCCCAGAACACCAGTGTGACGTCACTGCACCTGCTTTCTTCGATTGGGAGTGTTGTATATGGCTTCCGTTTCGACACCTGCCTCAACACCCCCCGCTTTCCTGCGTTGCTTCACCCTATATcaatttttagattgtaagcaccTTGGGGGAAGAGACCTGTTGCCTTGTAAAGCACGAGACGCACTAATGGCGTGTAATAAACCGTAAGTTCATCATAATACATTAGGGTGATATTGTCATCTGCCAAACAGACAACTTCAGTCCTAGACTGGCCCCATGAATGGACGTTGCAGGTCGTAGTCTCACGCGACTGGTATCCAAGGTGGGGAAAATTGTGCGCCATTTTGTACAGACCTACAAAGGGTTCCAGCAATTTCTCAGAGTTTCTCATTAACTTCTGCTGAGCTCCAGATCTCTACTGTGGGAATGAGGATTTCATACTATCCAACATGGTTTTTACTGCACCATCATTAATTGGATTCAGAATGGTGATCCTGCCTTAAATTTCGATTCTTGGGCaagttttcccttttctttttttaaagtctcaatTTGCTTGctggaaatgtatattttgtgacAGCCCATGCCCACCCTGGCAGAAATTtgatgaatgggcaagccctatCCCCatagcaaccattttgtgagagtacccacGACGCCCTCTCAAaagtccaaccccccccaaaaGTTGGAGAACCCATTAATCAGTGTCACTTGGGCCTGTACCAACTAAAAGTCCGTTATTATTCATAATAATTCCAACTGGCTGTACTTATCGCGCCATAACGTTGACGAGGAACCGCTTTTGACCGTTCCGTTCTTTTTGGGAGCCTCCTTCAGCATCCatttccttcaaaagaaatgaCACACGCAGAGACACAGGTGCAATCATGATCAGGCAGAGCAAAATTAGCTTCCTCGTTTATTGAGAACGTATGACAGCAAACGGAATAGTTAGTAATtgtccaaattaaaaaaaataaactcatCACAAACACCAGGACCAAGAAGAGCGGTTCAGAACAGAGACGATGGGAAATTCAGTTAAGACTGCAAAGGATCAACAGTTCTCCATTCTGATATGATCTGAGTACGTCACCCTGCCCCGCTTTAACAGATAGCCAGGGGAAGCAAGTTATTAGGAAATACACAGTTCCGATCAATTTCAACCTCTATAACCTGCTTTGGAGTTATTTCTGtaacaaaaaaaataaagttaaggGCTTGGTTTGCACACAACGCTGGGCCGTGGGTGTGATTTGTTGAAACCCAGCTTGTCGTCGTgtctgaaccccccccccacgaacaaaccatggtttgttaaccagctacaaAACACAAATAGAAATAGCCGTTTCTTTTTTGCATACAAAGTCCAGcttgcttaaaccatggcttgttacaCTGATCCTggtcagacgacacgctaaaccaggcTGGTCAACCCCAAACCATGGCTTTTCCCTGGCTTGTTTCTGCTACCACCTGCCCTGAAATGGAGGAAGCAGCCTGAAAACAAAACCGTTATGAAGACTGGCAGAACAGGCAGGGAGAAACAAATCGGAAAACAAGTTTGCCTTGTTTGCTTGTCTGCAACACAAACCGTGGCTAAGGTAGTAAACTATGGTTAACacaaactatggcttagcgttacGTGCAAACGCAGCCAAACTCTCTGGAAAGAGTAATTATTTGGAATCAAAACTGAATTGGTAGTGTAGCAAGCTGGTCCCTTCCAAAAGAGGAATTTCTCTATCTT encodes:
- the ZDHHC12 gene encoding palmitoyltransferase ZDHHC12 isoform X2, producing the protein MRAQAGSGGWLVRAAQMGLSGGITVGLFLHPTDLRQQVLQGELLPPLLFSCLVLCSVSLYFVVSFMDPGYVEQDEDEGELLSEEQQVMISQQDSTLRLRRCGYCMLKPMRAKHCQACQHCVRRYDHHCPWIENCVGERNHALFLVYLAVQLAVLLWALPAAWSGLKFGQLSWAWLQHNLLLLLAFLVMAVSTLVAVLLLASHLYLVSCNTTTWEFMSRHRISYLRRCEAENPFDRGVFLNLWGFFCACRLVAWEKLYPREDGSAV
- the ZDHHC12 gene encoding palmitoyltransferase ZDHHC12 isoform X1, with product MRAQAGSGGWLVRAAQMGLSGGITVGLFLHPTDLRQQVLQGELLPPLLFSCLVLCSVSLYFVVSFMDPGYVEQDEDEGELLSEEQQVMISQQDSTLRLRRCGYCMLKQPMRAKHCQACQHCVRRYDHHCPWIENCVGERNHALFLVYLAVQLAVLLWALPAAWSGLKFGQLSWAWLQHNLLLLLAFLVMAVSTLVAVLLLASHLYLVSCNTTTWEFMSRHRISYLRRCEAENPFDRGVFLNLWGFFCACRLVAWEKLYPREDGSAV